Proteins co-encoded in one Montipora capricornis isolate CH-2021 chromosome 12, ASM3666992v2, whole genome shotgun sequence genomic window:
- the LOC138027714 gene encoding uncharacterized protein isoform X1, translating into MFKSSLEVKLEEKGKQIEGKSGTDKQVGRLRFKGNQKQFEHNAKLDSVLDRIREEADGSNVAAVESLTSIRASASGATDSATGQGIAVMHGSAKVVADPIMPAWPTCLDLPTNATPDKIQDSESSSEGYEDLVQVLRVNDACEFDDSSKFEVQVKGNLRKNLHFWRGIGASPFILSVIEEGYKLSFFAFSKPAAFKNNRSALEHAEFVESALKVPFQSGRVIRCAVPPYVVNPLSVSVQANGKKMLILDLKYVNRHLQKKRVKYEDWKVAISYFESGAYMFTFDLKSGYHHQRGCNRSPVLPRFSRGLTPFLGDRNSTDLRFCPLGFPPRHIFSLKFRNHLRSTGG; encoded by the exons ATGTTCAAGAGCTCCTTAGAGgtcaaacttgaagaaaaaggcaaacagATCGAGGGAAAATCAGGGACTGACAAGCAAGTCGGTCGACTCCGATTCAAGGGAAACCAAAAGCAGTTTGAGCACAACGCCAAGCTTGATTCTGTCCTTGACAGAATTAGAGAGGAGGCTGATGGTTCCAATGTTGCG GCCGTAGAGAGTCTAACTTCGATCAGAGCAAGTGCTTCCGGTGCCACAGACTCGGCCACTGGGCAAGGGATTGCTGTTATGCATGGCTCAGCCAAGGTGGTGGCGGATCCAATAATGCCAGCATGGCCGACGTGCCTGGATTTACCTACAAATGCCACACCGGATAAAATCCAGGACAGTGAGTCCTCTTCTGAAGGTTACGAAGACTTAGTTCAGGTACTGCGGGTTAATGACGCGTGCGAATTTGACGATAGTAGCAAGTTTGAGGTACAGGTTAAAGGAAATTTGCGTAAGAATTTGCACTTCTGGAGGGGCATCGGTGCATCTCCTTTCATTTTGAGCGTCATAGAAGAGGGTTATAAGTtatctttctttgctttttcgAAACCCGCAGCTTTTAAGAACAATAGATCAGCGCTAGAGCATGCAGAATTTGTTGAGAGTGCGTTAAAAGTGCCTTTTCAGTCTGGCCGCGTTATTCGGTGTGCCGTACCCCCGTATGTCGTCAACCCTCTTTCTGTATCTGTGCAGGCCAACGGTAAAAAGATGCTAATTTTGGACTTGAAATACGTGAACAGGCATTTGCAGAAAAAACGTGTAAAATACGAGGATTGGAAAGTGGCCATTTCATATTTTGAGTCGGGGGCTTACATGTTCACATTCGATCTTAAGAGCGGTTATCATCATCAAAGAGGTTGCAACCGATCACCAGTGTTACCTAGGTTTTCTCGTGGGTTGACCCCGTTTCTAGGAGACCGCAATTCTACCGATTTACGGTTTTGCCCTTTGGGCTTTCCTCCGCGCCACATATTTTCACTTAAGTTCCGAAACCACTTGAGAAGCACTGGAGGTTAA
- the LOC138027714 gene encoding uncharacterized protein isoform X2 — translation MKYPRVKTPCGGLRFLVVLMMCFTILVHISAMDDQRPNNHDVHATGQKTESMLFRERRRIKKNTTQNPQDFEKRLKSVEERLDALMRFPRLGSSGNSCNSLIAYLLGKHIQNSGKEKMGPPGPPGKPGLNGKNGSKGEPGKPGTNTPLPGPPGPKGQQGAIGKTGAQGPQGAKGEKGQNGTAKSGVKYVRWGRTTCPSGAQIVYKGRRESNFDQSKCFRCHRLGHWARDCCYAWLSQGGGGSNNASMADVPGFTYKCHTG, via the exons ATGAAGTACCCGCGAGTGAAAACCCCTTGTGGTGGTTTGCGTTTCCTTGTTGTGTTAATGATGTGCTTTACCATTTTGGTTCACATCTCAGCCATGGATGATCAGCGTCCAAATAATCACGATGTCCATGCAACTGGACAAAAGACTGAGTCGATGCTGTTTCGCGAACGCAGAAGAATTAAGAAAAACACCACTCAAAACCCGCAAGACTTTGAAAAACGACTGAAAAGCGTTGAAGAGAG ACTTGATGCACTGATGCGGTTCCCTCGTCTGGGATCAAGTGGGAATTCTTGCAATTCACTTATAGCCTACCTTTTGG GAAAGCATATCCAAAACAGTGGAAAAGAAAAGATGGGACCCCCAGGTCCACCAGGGAAACCAGgattgaatggaaaaaatggctccaaag GGGAACCAGGAAAGCCTggcacaaacacgcccttaccAGGCCCTCCTGGTCCTAAAGGACAACAGGGAGCAATAGGTAAGACTGGAGCCCAGGGACCTCAAGGCgccaaaggagaaaaaggacaaAACGGGACTGCAAAGTCGGGTGTGAAGTATGTTCGATGGGGAAGGACCACATGTCCCAGTGGTGCTCAGATCGTCTATAAAG GCCGTAGAGAGTCTAACTTCGATCAGAGCAAGTGCTTCCGGTGCCACAGACTCGGCCACTGGGCAAGGGATTGCTGTTATGCATGGCTCAGCCAAGGTGGTGGCGGATCCAATAATGCCAGCATGGCCGACGTGCCTGGATTTACCTACAAATGCCACACCGGATAA
- the LOC138027697 gene encoding short-chain collagen C4-like isoform X2, with protein MDDQRPNNHDVHATGQKTESMLFRERRRIKKNTTQNPQDIEKRVKILEERLDALMRSPPLGSSGDSYSSLTAYLLGKNIQNKEKVGPPGPPGPPGTPGLAGNPGSDGKTGPKGEPGKPGTNKALPGPPGPKGQQGAIGKTGAQGPQGAKGEKGQNGTAKSGVKYVRWGRTTCPSGAQIVYKGIIGGENHLHQGGGVNYLCLPHNPKYDKYKDGHQHTGYIYGSEYDVSQYNGDPFKRNLHDHDAPCVVCFVKSRGSMLMMPARNDCPSGWTEEYHGYLMTENHSHKHSSDFICVDGDPEYVPGSHANKDGALLHPVEGVCGSLPCLPYVSGRELTCAVCTK; from the exons ATGGATGATCAGCGTCCAAATAATCACGATGTCCATGCAACTGGACAAAAGACTGAGTCGATGCTGTTTCGCGAACGCAGAAGAATTAAGAAAAACACCACTCAAAACCCACAGGACATTGAAAAACGAGTGAAAATCCTTGAAGAGAG aCTTGATGCACTGATGCGGTCCCCTCCTCTGGGATCAAGTGGAGATTCTTACTCCTCACTTACAGCCTACCTATTGG GAAAGAATATCCAAAACAAGGAAAAGGTGGGACCTCCTGGACCCCCTGGTCCACCAGGGACACCAGGATTGGCTGGTAACCCTGGTTCGGATGGAAAAACAGGCCCCAAAG GGGAACCAGGAAAGCCTGGCACAAACAAGGCCTTACCAGGCCCTCCTGGTCCTAAAGGACAACAAGGAGCTATAGGTAAGACTGGAGCCCAGGGACCTCAAGGCgccaaaggagaaaaaggacaaAACGGGACTGCAAAGTCGGGTGTGAAGTATGTTCGATGGGGAAGGACCACATGTCCCAGTGGTGCTCAGATCGTCTATAAAG GGATAATTGGGGGTGAAAACCACCTCCATCAAGGTGGTGGAGTCAACTACCTTTGTCTTCCTCACAATCCAAAGTACGACAAGTACAAAGATGGTCACCAGCATACAGGATACATTTACGGCAGTGAGTATGACGTCAGTCAATACAACGGCGACCCTTTTAAGAGAAATCTCCATGATCATGACGCCCCCTGTGTTGTCTGCTTTGTGAAGTCACGTGGCTCAATGCTGATGATGCCCGCAAGGAATGACTGTCCATCTGGATGGACCGAGGAGTATCATGGGTATCTGATGACTGAAAATCATAGTCACAAACATTCAAGTGATTTCATCTGTGTCGATGGTGATCCAGAATATGTTCCTGGTAGCCATGCTAACAAAGATGGTGCCTTGCTGCATCCCGTGGAAGGCGTTTGTGGTTCACTTCCCTGTCTTCCATATGTCAGCGGTCGAGAGTTGACATGCGCCGTCTGCACcaagtaa
- the LOC138027697 gene encoding short-chain collagen C4-like isoform X1: MKYPRVKTPCGGLRFLVVLMICFPILVHISAMDDQRPNNHDVHATGQKTESMLFRERRRIKKNTTQNPQDIEKRVKILEERLDALMRSPPLGSSGDSYSSLTAYLLGKNIQNKEKVGPPGPPGPPGTPGLAGNPGSDGKTGPKGEPGKPGTNKALPGPPGPKGQQGAIGKTGAQGPQGAKGEKGQNGTAKSGVKYVRWGRTTCPSGAQIVYKGIIGGENHLHQGGGVNYLCLPHNPKYDKYKDGHQHTGYIYGSEYDVSQYNGDPFKRNLHDHDAPCVVCFVKSRGSMLMMPARNDCPSGWTEEYHGYLMTENHSHKHSSDFICVDGDPEYVPGSHANKDGALLHPVEGVCGSLPCLPYVSGRELTCAVCTK; the protein is encoded by the exons ATGAAGTATCCGCGAGTGAAAACCCCTTGTGGTGGCTTGCGTTTCCTTGTTGTGTTAATGATTTGCTTTCCCATTTTGGTCCACATCTCAGCCATGGATGATCAGCGTCCAAATAATCACGATGTCCATGCAACTGGACAAAAGACTGAGTCGATGCTGTTTCGCGAACGCAGAAGAATTAAGAAAAACACCACTCAAAACCCACAGGACATTGAAAAACGAGTGAAAATCCTTGAAGAGAG aCTTGATGCACTGATGCGGTCCCCTCCTCTGGGATCAAGTGGAGATTCTTACTCCTCACTTACAGCCTACCTATTGG GAAAGAATATCCAAAACAAGGAAAAGGTGGGACCTCCTGGACCCCCTGGTCCACCAGGGACACCAGGATTGGCTGGTAACCCTGGTTCGGATGGAAAAACAGGCCCCAAAG GGGAACCAGGAAAGCCTGGCACAAACAAGGCCTTACCAGGCCCTCCTGGTCCTAAAGGACAACAAGGAGCTATAGGTAAGACTGGAGCCCAGGGACCTCAAGGCgccaaaggagaaaaaggacaaAACGGGACTGCAAAGTCGGGTGTGAAGTATGTTCGATGGGGAAGGACCACATGTCCCAGTGGTGCTCAGATCGTCTATAAAG GGATAATTGGGGGTGAAAACCACCTCCATCAAGGTGGTGGAGTCAACTACCTTTGTCTTCCTCACAATCCAAAGTACGACAAGTACAAAGATGGTCACCAGCATACAGGATACATTTACGGCAGTGAGTATGACGTCAGTCAATACAACGGCGACCCTTTTAAGAGAAATCTCCATGATCATGACGCCCCCTGTGTTGTCTGCTTTGTGAAGTCACGTGGCTCAATGCTGATGATGCCCGCAAGGAATGACTGTCCATCTGGATGGACCGAGGAGTATCATGGGTATCTGATGACTGAAAATCATAGTCACAAACATTCAAGTGATTTCATCTGTGTCGATGGTGATCCAGAATATGTTCCTGGTAGCCATGCTAACAAAGATGGTGCCTTGCTGCATCCCGTGGAAGGCGTTTGTGGTTCACTTCCCTGTCTTCCATATGTCAGCGGTCGAGAGTTGACATGCGCCGTCTGCACcaagtaa